A genomic segment from Microbacterium sp. SORGH_AS_0428 encodes:
- the lgt gene encoding prolipoprotein diacylglyceryl transferase translates to MTFALTSAPAGVLASIPSPPINGFNLWPGGPEIRFYALCIIAGIVVATLLTNRRLTKRGGEPWVVVDIALFAIPLALIGARIFHVLTHPGFYFGDGKNTWNPFEPGSVWAIWEGGIAIYGALIGGAIGALIGCRWTGIRFWSFADALAPGLIIAQAMGRFGNYFNQELFGQPTDGWWGLEIARPNDAIPVGLPEGTLFQPTFLYEVIWNLLGAAVILWAGRRFTLQWGRQFGLYLVWYSAGRIVWENIRIDPSEVFLGLRSNVWAAILGVILGLVILVVQKVRHTGLEASPYRRGREWVDKSAVQSQNTEDFVDVSAPPADETITTGSATSTAAK, encoded by the coding sequence ATGACGTTCGCCCTCACGAGCGCGCCCGCAGGCGTGCTCGCCAGCATCCCGAGCCCTCCGATCAACGGATTCAACCTGTGGCCGGGCGGCCCGGAGATCCGCTTCTACGCGCTGTGCATCATCGCCGGCATCGTTGTGGCCACGCTCCTCACGAACAGGCGCCTGACCAAGCGCGGCGGCGAACCCTGGGTCGTCGTGGACATCGCGCTGTTCGCGATTCCGCTCGCGCTCATCGGTGCACGGATCTTCCACGTGCTCACGCACCCGGGGTTCTACTTCGGCGACGGCAAGAACACCTGGAACCCGTTCGAGCCCGGATCGGTGTGGGCCATCTGGGAGGGCGGGATCGCGATCTACGGCGCCCTCATCGGCGGCGCGATCGGCGCGCTCATCGGCTGCCGCTGGACGGGCATCCGATTCTGGAGCTTCGCCGACGCGCTCGCCCCTGGGCTCATCATCGCCCAGGCGATGGGTCGTTTCGGCAACTACTTCAACCAGGAGCTGTTCGGTCAGCCGACCGACGGCTGGTGGGGCTTGGAGATCGCCCGGCCGAACGACGCGATCCCCGTGGGACTGCCAGAGGGCACGCTTTTCCAGCCGACCTTCCTCTACGAGGTCATCTGGAATCTGTTGGGCGCCGCCGTCATCCTGTGGGCCGGAAGGCGCTTCACGCTCCAGTGGGGGCGCCAGTTCGGTCTCTACCTCGTCTGGTACTCCGCGGGCCGAATCGTCTGGGAGAACATCCGTATCGACCCGAGCGAGGTGTTCCTCGGACTGCGCTCGAACGTGTGGGCCGCCATCCTCGGCGTCATCCTGGGTCTCGTGATCCTGGTCGTCCAGAAGGTTCGTCACACGGGCCTGGAGGCCTCGCCGTACCGGCGCGGTCGCGAGTGGGTGGACAAGTCGGCTGTACAATCGCAGAACACCGAGGACTTCGTCGATGTGAGCGCACCCCCCGCCGACGAAACCATCACCACTGGCAGCGCCACAAGCACCGCCGCCAAGTAA
- the pyk gene encoding pyruvate kinase produces the protein MRRAKIVATLGPATSSYEMVRAIIDAGVNVARLNLSHGDYSVHDANFANVRRAAEDAGSAVAILVDLQGPKIRLGKFADGPHELAVGDIFKITVEDILGTKEIVSTTFKGLPQDVKPGDFLLIDDGKVRVEVIETDGTVVTTKVIVAGPVSNNKGINLPGVAVNVPALSEKDEADLRWGLNAGADIIALSFVRNAEDVNRVHEIMAEEGRRVPVIAKIEKPQAVDNLEEIIDAFDGIMVARGDLGVELPLEAVPIVQKRAVELCRRMAKPVIVATQMLESMIENPVPTRAETSDVANAVLDGADAVMLSGETSVGKYPVGVVETMARIVASTEEHGLDRIAPLNTKPRTQGGAITLAAMEVAQFVEASWLCIFTESGDTARRMSRLRPSIPMMAFTPDPAIRRRMAVTWGIQSALVEHVPHTDHMFMQVDEFFLSKGLAKEGDKVVVISGSPPGIAGSTNDIRIHKIGDAVNGRAPIWSGE, from the coding sequence ATGAGACGCGCGAAAATCGTCGCAACCCTAGGCCCGGCAACTTCCTCCTACGAGATGGTCCGCGCGATCATCGACGCAGGTGTGAACGTCGCCCGCCTCAACCTCAGTCATGGTGACTACTCGGTCCACGACGCGAATTTCGCGAACGTGCGCCGTGCCGCCGAGGACGCCGGCTCCGCCGTCGCGATCCTCGTCGACTTGCAGGGGCCCAAGATCCGCCTCGGCAAGTTCGCCGATGGACCTCACGAGCTCGCCGTGGGTGACATCTTCAAGATCACCGTCGAAGACATCCTCGGCACCAAGGAGATCGTCTCGACGACCTTCAAGGGTCTGCCGCAGGACGTCAAGCCCGGTGATTTCCTCCTGATCGACGACGGCAAGGTGCGCGTCGAGGTCATCGAGACCGATGGCACCGTCGTCACCACGAAGGTCATCGTCGCCGGACCCGTCTCCAACAACAAGGGCATCAACCTGCCCGGGGTGGCCGTCAACGTCCCCGCTCTGTCGGAGAAGGACGAGGCGGATCTTCGATGGGGCCTGAACGCGGGTGCGGACATCATCGCCCTGTCGTTCGTCCGCAACGCCGAAGACGTCAACCGCGTGCACGAGATCATGGCGGAAGAGGGCCGGCGTGTGCCGGTCATCGCCAAGATCGAGAAGCCGCAGGCCGTCGACAACCTCGAAGAGATCATCGACGCCTTCGACGGCATCATGGTCGCTCGTGGCGACCTCGGTGTGGAGCTTCCACTGGAGGCCGTGCCGATCGTGCAGAAGCGCGCGGTCGAGCTGTGCCGTCGGATGGCGAAGCCGGTCATCGTGGCCACGCAGATGCTCGAGTCCATGATCGAGAACCCGGTTCCCACTCGCGCCGAGACGAGCGACGTCGCCAACGCCGTGCTCGACGGTGCGGATGCGGTCATGCTGTCGGGCGAGACGAGCGTCGGCAAGTACCCGGTCGGCGTCGTCGAGACGATGGCGCGCATCGTGGCCTCCACGGAGGAGCACGGTCTCGACCGCATCGCTCCGCTGAACACGAAGCCCCGCACGCAGGGCGGCGCGATCACTCTGGCCGCGATGGAGGTCGCTCAGTTCGTCGAGGCGAGCTGGCTGTGCATCTTCACCGAGTCCGGCGACACCGCGCGTCGCATGTCGCGCCTGCGTCCCAGCATCCCGATGATGGCGTTCACCCCGGACCCGGCGATCCGTCGCCGCATGGCCGTCACGTGGGGCATCCAGTCGGCGCTGGTGGAGCACGTGCCGCACACCGATCACATGTTCATGCAGGTGGACGAGTTCTTCCTCTCCAAGGGTCTGGCGAAGGAGGGTGACAAGGTCGTCGTGATCTCCGGTTCCCCTCCCGGAATCGCCGGCTCGACGAACGACATCCGCATCCACAAGATCGGCGACGCCGTCAACGGCCGCGCCCCGATCTGGTCGGGCGAGTAA
- a CDS encoding hotdog fold thioesterase translates to MTAPEYTIDPLEWVTRRGTGALADKMGLEWLEFTAERGIARMPVEGNTQPVGLFHGGAYVVLGESLGSMHANYLAGPGRLAVGVDINATHTRSATSGFVTGVCTPLHVGRTLMVHEIVLSDDAGRRCSTVRITNLVKATAGIA, encoded by the coding sequence ATGACCGCGCCCGAGTACACGATCGATCCGCTGGAATGGGTGACGCGCCGCGGCACGGGCGCCCTCGCCGACAAGATGGGGCTCGAATGGCTCGAGTTCACCGCGGAGCGCGGGATCGCCCGTATGCCCGTCGAGGGCAACACCCAGCCCGTGGGCCTCTTCCACGGCGGGGCATACGTCGTGCTCGGCGAATCGCTGGGGTCGATGCACGCGAACTATCTCGCAGGCCCCGGGCGACTCGCCGTCGGGGTCGACATCAATGCGACGCACACGCGCTCGGCCACATCCGGATTCGTCACGGGCGTCTGCACGCCCCTGCATGTCGGACGCACGCTGATGGTGCACGAGATCGTCCTCTCGGACGACGCGGGGCGCCGCTGTTCGACCGTGCGCATCACGAATCTCGTGAAGGCCACCGCCGGGATCGCCTGA
- a CDS encoding glutamate synthase subunit beta — MADPKGFLKVTERELPARRPVPVRIMDWKEVYEPGDSAVLRRQAGRCMDCGIPFCHKGCPLGNLIPEWNDLTWRGEGRSAIERLHATNNFPEFTGRLCPAPCESACVLGINQPAVTIKQVEVSIIDEAFSHGWVEPEPPERLTGKTVAVVGSGPAGLAAAQQLTRAGHTVAVFERDDRIGGLLRYGIPDFKMEKRHLELRLRQMQDEGTRFRAGVEIGRDITWDELRSRYDAVVVATGSTVPRDLSIPGRDLAGVHFAMEYLVESNRAVAGEKLHTQISAEGKHVVVIGGGDTGADCIGTAHRQGALSVTNLAIGKQPPAARPDAQPWPTTPTIFEVQSAHEEGGERVFLASTVEFLSNEVGEVRALRVAETEFVDGRRVPKSGTEREIPADLVLIAMGFTGPERTELEGQLQTQFTSRGNVERDDAYQTTTPGVFVAGDAGRGQSLIVWAIAEGRAAAASVDRYLMGSTALPAPVRPTDIAIGLQPA; from the coding sequence GTGGCTGATCCCAAGGGCTTTTTGAAGGTGACCGAGCGGGAGCTGCCCGCGCGGCGCCCGGTTCCCGTGCGCATCATGGACTGGAAAGAGGTCTATGAGCCCGGTGACTCGGCGGTGCTGCGCCGGCAGGCCGGTCGGTGCATGGACTGCGGCATCCCGTTCTGTCACAAGGGATGCCCGCTGGGAAACCTCATCCCGGAGTGGAACGACCTGACCTGGCGCGGTGAGGGACGCAGCGCGATCGAGCGCCTGCACGCGACCAACAACTTCCCGGAGTTCACGGGACGGCTGTGCCCCGCCCCCTGCGAGAGCGCGTGCGTGCTGGGCATCAACCAGCCGGCCGTGACGATCAAGCAGGTCGAGGTGTCGATCATCGACGAGGCCTTCTCGCACGGCTGGGTCGAGCCGGAGCCGCCGGAGCGGCTCACCGGAAAGACGGTCGCCGTCGTCGGCTCCGGACCTGCGGGTCTTGCAGCGGCCCAGCAGTTGACCCGCGCGGGTCACACGGTCGCGGTGTTCGAGCGCGACGACCGCATCGGCGGGCTGCTGCGCTACGGCATCCCGGACTTCAAGATGGAGAAGCGCCACCTCGAGCTCCGTCTGCGCCAGATGCAGGACGAGGGCACGCGGTTCCGCGCCGGCGTCGAGATCGGGCGCGACATCACGTGGGACGAACTGCGCAGCCGGTACGACGCTGTCGTCGTCGCGACCGGCTCGACCGTGCCGCGCGATCTCTCCATCCCCGGTCGCGACCTGGCGGGTGTGCACTTCGCGATGGAGTACCTGGTCGAGTCGAATCGTGCGGTCGCCGGCGAGAAGCTCCACACGCAGATCAGCGCCGAAGGCAAGCACGTCGTCGTCATCGGCGGTGGTGACACCGGTGCCGACTGCATCGGCACGGCCCACCGTCAGGGTGCGCTCAGCGTGACGAACCTCGCGATCGGCAAGCAGCCTCCCGCGGCGCGCCCGGACGCGCAGCCCTGGCCGACGACGCCGACGATCTTCGAAGTGCAGTCCGCGCACGAGGAGGGCGGAGAGCGGGTCTTCCTCGCCTCCACCGTCGAGTTCCTCTCGAACGAGGTCGGGGAGGTGCGCGCGCTGCGCGTGGCCGAGACCGAGTTCGTCGACGGACGTCGTGTACCCAAGAGCGGCACCGAGCGGGAGATCCCGGCCGACCTGGTGCTCATCGCAATGGGTTTCACGGGTCCGGAGCGCACGGAGCTCGAGGGGCAGCTGCAGACGCAGTTCACCTCGCGGGGCAACGTCGAGCGCGACGACGCATACCAGACCACCACGCCCGGCGTGTTCGTGGCCGGAGACGCGGGGCGCGGCCAGTCGCTCATCGTGTGGGCGATCGCCGAAGGGCGTGCGGCGGCCGCATCCGTCGACCGCTACCTGATGGGTTCCACCGCGCTGCCCGCTCCTGTACGGCCCACCGATATCGCGATCGGGTTGCAGCCCGCGTAG
- the trpA gene encoding tryptophan synthase subunit alpha, with protein sequence MSSRVAAAIEAAHAEGRGAFVGYLPLGFPDIATSIEAAVVLAENGADIIELGPPYSDPVMDGLVIQEATQAALAAGFRLRDLFPAIKEITSRVDVPVVVMTYWNPVFQYGVDRYADDLLAAGGAGLITPDITPESAAEWIAASERTGLDRIFLAAPTSSDERLELVVQNSTGFVYTVSTMGITGERAELDAAARTLVARLRERGVEHAAVGIGISNAEQVSGVLEYADGAIVGTALVRALRDGGLEELGRTARALADGTRR encoded by the coding sequence GTGAGCTCACGCGTCGCAGCGGCCATCGAGGCCGCCCACGCCGAAGGACGGGGCGCGTTCGTCGGTTACCTCCCTCTCGGTTTCCCCGACATCGCCACCAGCATCGAGGCGGCGGTCGTGCTCGCCGAGAACGGCGCCGACATCATCGAGCTCGGTCCGCCGTACTCCGACCCGGTGATGGACGGCCTGGTCATTCAGGAGGCGACGCAGGCGGCTCTCGCCGCAGGCTTCCGCCTGCGCGACCTGTTCCCGGCGATCAAGGAGATCACGAGCCGCGTCGACGTTCCCGTCGTCGTGATGACGTACTGGAACCCCGTGTTCCAGTACGGCGTCGACCGATACGCCGACGACCTGCTTGCGGCCGGGGGAGCGGGACTCATCACCCCCGACATCACTCCCGAGTCGGCCGCCGAGTGGATCGCCGCGAGCGAGCGGACGGGACTGGACCGCATCTTCCTCGCCGCACCCACCTCGAGCGACGAGCGGCTCGAGCTCGTCGTGCAGAACTCCACGGGCTTCGTCTACACGGTCTCGACGATGGGGATCACCGGAGAGCGCGCCGAGCTGGATGCGGCCGCCCGAACGCTCGTGGCTCGACTGCGCGAGCGGGGTGTCGAGCACGCCGCTGTCGGCATCGGCATCTCGAACGCGGAGCAGGTCTCCGGCGTGCTGGAGTACGCCGACGGCGCGATCGTGGGCACCGCCCTCGTGCGGGCACTCCGCGACGGCGGACTCGAGGAGCTCGGGCGCACCGCTCGCGCCCTCGCCGACGGCACGCGTCGCTGA
- a CDS encoding ANTAR domain-containing response regulator, translating into MTEQETAATNPTAPRRVVVAEDESLIRLDIVEILRDNGFDVVGEAGDGETAVQLATDLRPDLVIMDVKMPQLDGISAAEKLNKNHIAPVVLLTAFSQKELVERASEAGALAYVVKPFTPNDLLPAIEIALARYEQIITLEAEVADMVERFETRKLVDRAKGLLNEKMGLSEPEAFRWIQKASMDRRLTMQDVAKAIIEQLAPKK; encoded by the coding sequence GTGACTGAGCAGGAAACCGCCGCGACCAACCCGACCGCACCCCGCCGCGTGGTGGTGGCAGAGGACGAGTCGCTGATCCGCCTCGACATCGTCGAGATCCTCCGCGACAACGGCTTCGACGTCGTCGGTGAGGCCGGAGACGGTGAGACCGCCGTGCAGCTCGCCACCGATCTGCGTCCCGACCTCGTGATCATGGACGTCAAGATGCCTCAGCTCGACGGCATCAGCGCCGCGGAGAAGCTCAACAAGAACCACATCGCACCCGTGGTCCTGCTCACGGCCTTCAGCCAGAAGGAGCTCGTGGAGCGTGCGAGTGAGGCCGGAGCGCTCGCCTACGTGGTGAAGCCGTTCACGCCCAACGACCTGCTGCCCGCGATCGAGATCGCGCTGGCCCGTTACGAGCAGATCATCACGCTCGAGGCCGAGGTCGCCGACATGGTCGAGCGTTTCGAGACCCGCAAGCTCGTCGACCGGGCCAAGGGTCTGCTGAACGAGAAGATGGGCCTGAGCGAGCCCGAGGCCTTCCGCTGGATCCAGAAGGCGTCTATGGATCGCCGTCTGACGATGCAGGACGTCGCGAAGGCGATCATCGAGCAGCTCGCCCCCAAGAAGTGA
- the gltB gene encoding glutamate synthase large subunit, translated as MASSPRHSAPGSAGFGAFPAKQGMYNPAFEKDACGLAMVATLRGEAGHDIIDLALTALRNLEHRGAIGSDAGTGDGAGILTQMPDAFLRAVVDFDLPPVGEYAAGLAFLPRDGEERAAQKAGIERIAASENLVVLGWREVPTEEEHLGKLALEARPAFEQLFLSRPAVGDAPALSGIDLDRRVFRLRKRARNELDAYFVSLSSRTLGYKGMVTTLQLEPFYPDLQDERFASELAVVHSRYSTNTFPSWPLAQPLRMVAHNGEINTVNGNRNWMRARQSQLESELLGDIRPLLPICTDGASDSASFDEVLELLTLTGRSLPHAIMMMVPEAYEKQPDMDPKLRSFYEYHSMQMEPWDGPAALIFTDGTVVGATLDRNGLRPGRWTETTDGLVVIGSETGVLDFAPERIKRRGRLRPGRMFLVDTAERRIIEDDEIKNELATLQPWQEWLDEGRVRLSELPEREHIVHPIASITRRQRTFGYTEEEVRILLTPMGQTGAEPLGAMGSDTPVAVLSERPRLLFDYFTQQFAQVTNPPLDSIREEVVTSLSLGLGPEPNLLSWGAEHARTVTLDFPVIDNDELAKIQHIDTALPGRTSATIRGLYRVQAGAKGMEKRLTQMCAEVDRAIEDGAEFIVLSDRDSNADLAPIPSLLMLAAVHHHLIRNQTRMKVGLVVEAGDVREVHHVATLIGYGASAVNPYLAMESVEYLVRAGFITGISPEKAVKNLIKALGKGVLKIMSKMGISTVSSYAGAQVFEAVGLSEEFIASYFTGTESKLGGVGLDVIAAENAARHAFAYPEDAAARAHERLWTGGEYQWRRDGSPHLFNPDTVFRLQHATRERRYDIFREYTKLVDDQASELKTLRGMFGLRTGVRPPVPIDEVEPISSIVKRFSTGAMSYGSISKEAHETLAIAMNRIGGKSNTGEGGEDVERLLDPERRSAIKQVASGRFGVTSLYLTEADDIQIKLAQGAKPGEGGQLPPQKVYPWVARTRGGTPGVGLISPPPHHDIYSIEDLKQLIFDLKRANPTARVHAKLVSQSGIGAVAAGTAKALADVILVSGFDGGTGASPLNSLKHAGTPWELGLAETQQTLMLNGMRDRVVVQVDGQLKTGRDVIIGALLGAEEFGFATAPLVVSGCIMMRVCHLDTCPVGVATQNPVLRERFTGKPEFVVNFMEFIAQEVREYLAELGFRSLDEAIGHNELLDVNGAIEHWKASGLDLAPVLEGPSFAEDEPRRNAREQLHELEKHFDVALIERAQDVIAHGGTVEISLPVRNTERAVGTMLGHHVTKARGANGLPSGSIVVNLTGSAGQSFGAFMPSGITLRLEGDSNDYVGKGLSGGQIVVRPPRGSSFDASQNVIAGNVIGYGATQGTMFLRGVVGERFLVRNSGATAVVEGVGDHALEYMTGGLAVILGTTGRNLGAGMSGGTAYVYRLDENLVNRESLASGELELGELGSGDAAILRDLLERHTAETDSSLAASLLEDFEEEVKNFVRVMPRDYAAVLQTREEALAEGLDPDGDIVWSRIMEVTGG; from the coding sequence ATGGCTTCGAGCCCCCGTCACAGCGCCCCCGGATCTGCGGGCTTCGGCGCCTTCCCTGCCAAGCAGGGCATGTACAACCCCGCGTTCGAGAAGGACGCGTGTGGTCTGGCCATGGTCGCGACCCTTCGCGGCGAGGCGGGCCACGACATCATCGATCTCGCCCTGACGGCGCTTCGCAATCTGGAGCACCGCGGCGCGATCGGCTCCGACGCCGGCACGGGCGACGGCGCGGGCATCCTCACGCAGATGCCGGACGCGTTCCTGCGCGCCGTCGTGGACTTCGACCTGCCGCCGGTGGGGGAGTACGCGGCCGGTCTGGCGTTCCTGCCGCGCGACGGTGAGGAGCGCGCCGCGCAGAAGGCCGGCATCGAGCGCATCGCCGCGAGCGAGAACCTCGTGGTGCTCGGCTGGCGCGAGGTTCCCACAGAAGAGGAGCACCTCGGCAAGCTGGCCCTCGAGGCCCGCCCGGCGTTCGAGCAGCTCTTCCTGTCACGCCCGGCCGTGGGCGACGCGCCCGCGCTCAGCGGCATCGACCTGGACCGCCGGGTGTTCCGGCTCCGCAAGCGCGCCCGCAACGAGCTCGACGCCTACTTCGTGTCGCTGTCCAGCCGCACGCTCGGATACAAGGGCATGGTCACGACCCTGCAGCTCGAGCCGTTCTATCCCGACCTGCAGGACGAGCGCTTCGCCTCCGAGCTCGCTGTCGTCCACTCCCGCTACTCGACCAACACGTTCCCGTCGTGGCCGCTCGCGCAGCCGCTGCGGATGGTCGCTCACAACGGCGAGATCAACACGGTCAACGGCAACCGCAACTGGATGCGGGCGCGTCAGTCGCAGCTCGAATCCGAGCTGCTGGGCGACATCCGGCCGCTCCTGCCGATCTGCACCGACGGAGCGAGCGACTCCGCGTCGTTTGACGAGGTGCTGGAGCTTCTGACGCTCACCGGCCGGAGTCTGCCGCACGCCATCATGATGATGGTCCCGGAGGCGTACGAGAAGCAGCCCGACATGGACCCGAAGCTGCGCTCGTTCTACGAGTACCACTCCATGCAGATGGAGCCATGGGACGGCCCGGCCGCGCTGATCTTCACCGACGGCACGGTCGTGGGCGCCACCCTCGACCGCAACGGGCTGCGTCCGGGACGCTGGACGGAGACGACCGACGGCCTCGTCGTCATCGGCAGCGAGACCGGTGTGCTCGACTTCGCGCCCGAGCGCATCAAGCGCCGCGGCCGGCTGCGGCCCGGTCGCATGTTCCTCGTCGACACGGCCGAGCGCCGCATCATCGAGGACGACGAGATCAAGAACGAGCTCGCGACGCTCCAGCCGTGGCAGGAGTGGCTGGATGAGGGTCGCGTGCGCCTCTCCGAGCTTCCCGAGCGCGAGCACATCGTGCATCCCATCGCCTCCATCACGCGGCGTCAGCGCACCTTCGGCTACACGGAGGAGGAGGTCCGCATCCTCCTGACGCCGATGGGGCAGACGGGCGCCGAGCCGTTGGGCGCGATGGGCAGCGACACGCCCGTCGCGGTCCTGAGCGAGCGCCCCCGGCTCCTGTTCGACTACTTCACCCAGCAGTTCGCGCAGGTGACCAACCCGCCGCTGGACTCGATCCGCGAGGAGGTCGTGACCTCGCTGTCGCTGGGCCTCGGCCCCGAGCCGAACCTGCTGAGCTGGGGTGCGGAGCACGCACGCACCGTCACGCTCGACTTCCCGGTGATCGACAACGACGAGCTCGCGAAGATCCAGCACATCGACACGGCGCTGCCGGGTCGCACCTCCGCCACCATCCGCGGCCTCTACCGCGTGCAGGCCGGGGCGAAGGGGATGGAGAAGCGCCTCACGCAGATGTGCGCCGAGGTCGACCGCGCCATCGAGGACGGCGCCGAGTTCATCGTGCTCAGCGACCGTGACTCCAACGCCGACCTGGCCCCCATCCCGTCGCTGCTGATGCTCGCCGCGGTGCACCACCACCTCATCCGCAACCAGACCCGCATGAAGGTCGGCCTGGTGGTCGAGGCGGGCGATGTGCGCGAGGTGCACCACGTGGCGACCCTCATCGGCTACGGAGCCTCGGCGGTGAACCCCTACCTGGCGATGGAGAGCGTCGAGTACCTCGTGCGCGCCGGGTTCATCACGGGCATCTCACCCGAGAAGGCGGTCAAGAACCTGATCAAGGCGCTCGGCAAGGGCGTTTTGAAGATCATGTCGAAGATGGGCATCTCCACGGTCTCGTCCTACGCCGGGGCCCAGGTCTTCGAGGCGGTCGGACTGTCCGAGGAGTTCATCGCGTCCTACTTCACCGGCACCGAGTCGAAGCTCGGCGGCGTGGGGCTGGATGTCATCGCTGCCGAGAACGCGGCACGCCACGCCTTCGCGTATCCGGAGGATGCGGCGGCGCGCGCGCATGAGCGACTGTGGACCGGCGGCGAGTACCAGTGGCGTCGAGACGGCTCACCGCACCTCTTCAACCCGGACACCGTCTTCCGGCTGCAGCACGCGACGCGCGAGCGCCGTTACGACATCTTCCGCGAGTACACGAAGCTCGTGGACGACCAGGCGAGCGAGCTCAAGACGCTGCGCGGCATGTTCGGCCTGCGCACCGGCGTCCGGCCTCCCGTGCCGATCGACGAGGTCGAGCCGATCTCGTCGATCGTGAAGCGCTTCTCGACCGGAGCGATGAGCTACGGCTCGATCTCCAAGGAGGCGCACGAGACCCTCGCGATCGCGATGAACCGTATCGGCGGCAAGTCGAACACGGGAGAGGGCGGCGAGGACGTCGAGCGTCTGCTCGACCCGGAGCGACGCAGCGCCATCAAGCAGGTGGCGTCGGGCCGGTTCGGTGTCACGAGCCTCTACCTCACCGAGGCCGACGACATCCAGATCAAGCTCGCGCAAGGCGCGAAGCCCGGCGAGGGCGGACAGCTGCCTCCGCAGAAGGTCTACCCGTGGGTCGCGCGCACTCGCGGCGGCACGCCCGGTGTCGGGCTCATCTCGCCGCCTCCGCATCACGACATCTACTCGATCGAAGACCTCAAGCAGCTCATCTTCGATCTCAAGCGCGCGAACCCGACGGCGCGGGTGCACGCGAAGCTCGTGAGTCAGTCGGGCATCGGCGCGGTCGCCGCGGGGACGGCGAAGGCCCTGGCCGATGTCATCCTGGTCTCCGGCTTCGACGGCGGAACGGGTGCCAGCCCGCTCAACTCGCTCAAGCACGCCGGGACGCCGTGGGAGCTCGGTCTCGCCGAGACGCAGCAGACGCTCATGCTCAACGGCATGCGCGATCGCGTCGTCGTGCAGGTCGACGGGCAGCTCAAGACGGGCCGCGACGTCATCATCGGCGCGCTTCTGGGCGCTGAGGAGTTCGGGTTCGCGACCGCACCCCTCGTGGTCTCCGGCTGCATCATGATGCGCGTGTGCCATCTCGACACCTGCCCCGTGGGCGTTGCGACGCAGAACCCCGTTCTGCGCGAACGTTTCACCGGCAAGCCCGAGTTCGTCGTGAACTTCATGGAGTTCATCGCTCAGGAGGTGCGCGAGTACCTCGCCGAGCTCGGGTTCCGCTCGCTCGACGAGGCGATCGGCCACAACGAGCTGCTGGACGTCAACGGGGCGATCGAGCACTGGAAGGCCAGCGGCCTCGATCTGGCTCCTGTCCTGGAGGGCCCTTCATTCGCCGAGGACGAGCCGCGTCGGAACGCCCGCGAGCAGTTGCACGAGCTCGAGAAGCACTTCGACGTCGCGCTCATCGAGCGGGCGCAGGATGTCATCGCGCACGGCGGGACGGTCGAGATCAGCCTGCCGGTGCGCAACACCGAGCGCGCCGTCGGCACGATGCTGGGGCACCACGTCACCAAGGCTCGCGGTGCGAACGGGCTCCCGAGCGGTTCGATCGTCGTGAACCTCACCGGATCCGCCGGCCAGTCCTTCGGCGCCTTCATGCCGTCGGGGATCACGCTGCGCCTCGAGGGAGACTCGAACGACTACGTCGGCAAGGGCCTGTCGGGCGGCCAGATCGTGGTGCGTCCGCCCCGCGGTTCGAGCTTCGACGCCTCGCAGAACGTGATCGCGGGCAACGTCATCGGCTACGGAGCGACCCAGGGCACCATGTTCCTCCGCGGCGTCGTGGGCGAGCGTTTCCTGGTGCGCAACTCGGGCGCGACCGCTGTCGTGGAGGGTGTGGGCGACCACGCCCTGGAGTACATGACCGGCGGTCTCGCCGTCATCCTCGGAACGACCGGCCGCAACCTCGGTGCGGGGATGTCCGGCGGCACGGCCTACGTGTATCGCCTCGACGAGAACCTGGTCAACCGCGAGTCGCTCGCCTCCGGCGAGCTCGAGCTGGGGGAGCTGGGGTCCGGCGACGCCGCGATCCTGCGCGACCTGCTCGAGCGCCACACCGCGGAGACGGACTCGTCTCTGGCGGCATCGCTCCTCGAGGACTTCGAGGAGGAAGTGAAGAACTTCGTGCGGGTCATGCCGCGCGATTACGCAGCGGTGCTGCAGACCCGCGAGGAGGCGTTGGCGGAGGGGCTCGACCCCGACGGCGACATCGTGTGGAGCCGCATCATGGAGGTGACCGGTGGCTGA
- a CDS encoding DUF805 domain-containing protein, whose translation MSSSTIPLSYPLHGASWLQSIARYFLKYATFAGRASRSEFWWWVLTNALVGVGFQIVSTAAGDPLTFSAWPAPYLVWNGAQSDAGVTTVIGAIAALYSLLTLLPGLALTWRRLHDTDRSGLWFFILLIPLIGAIVLLVFTIGRSRPGGARFDRYP comes from the coding sequence GTGAGCTCCTCCACGATCCCCCTGTCGTACCCGCTCCATGGAGCGTCCTGGCTGCAGTCGATCGCGCGGTACTTCCTGAAGTATGCGACGTTCGCGGGCAGGGCCAGCCGCAGCGAGTTCTGGTGGTGGGTGCTGACGAACGCTCTCGTCGGAGTCGGATTCCAGATCGTCTCGACCGCCGCCGGCGACCCGCTGACGTTCTCGGCCTGGCCGGCGCCGTACCTGGTGTGGAACGGCGCACAGTCCGACGCGGGCGTGACGACGGTGATCGGGGCCATCGCGGCCCTCTATTCGCTGCTCACCCTGCTGCCCGGTCTCGCCCTGACCTGGCGCCGTCTGCACGACACCGATCGCAGCGGACTCTGGTTCTTCATCCTGCTGATTCCGCTGATCGGGGCCATCGTCCTGCTGGTGTTCACGATCGGTCGTTCCCGTCCCGGGGGCGCCCGCTTCGACAGGTATCCCTGA